A genome region from Bacteroidota bacterium includes the following:
- a CDS encoding lamin tail domain-containing protein, producing MRSVLLIVLCCIVAAADIVAQPHVVINEIMYAPIAPEPEWVELVNITDDSAQLHAYTLGDAVRSVRFPAMFVPGHGFVVVTKDTALLRQRYPSIAAPMMQAAISTLNNTGDIVTLRDTNGILVDSVAYSPSEGGAHGRSLERIDAFALADSSNLEECTDRNGATPGMPNSVRRRDRDIAVSSIEFDSLRTSTAYLQLEIINRGRLPLAGVSYRLREDGSAFDITQGIVTDSIAPLSHRSIPIEWFTATLGRALLSATVTVAGDETPSNDTLHTHLQIPIPEATLVINELMYAPNAGLPQWVELDNQSPSAVDLSGSRFVVRRDDSDHVFYMHSMHIRPLEYGVIAASIPITDPPPLNLGPTDTLDVPSLQLGLENCSVVLRDPFGSVVDSVTLDPSSLSTQLTSSSTGISLERKHADLPGSVAENWGSCVDPRGATPYEKNSVSVDSVGETFTVDARPHSFSPDGDGFDDYTTIYVRAPDDYEHVADIAIYDSRGRFVRSLAQSGRFVGSRGFAFDGRDEHGKILGAGLFTARALIEGHTLRTGIVVSGRRR from the coding sequence ATGCGTTCGGTACTATTGATAGTGCTTTGTTGTATCGTTGCTGCGGCGGACATCGTTGCACAGCCGCACGTCGTCATCAACGAGATCATGTATGCTCCCATCGCACCGGAGCCGGAGTGGGTTGAGCTTGTGAATATCACGGATGACTCTGCACAGTTACACGCATACACGCTCGGCGATGCGGTCCGATCCGTACGTTTCCCGGCAATGTTTGTGCCCGGGCACGGATTTGTCGTCGTGACAAAGGACACGGCGTTACTTCGCCAACGATATCCATCGATCGCAGCACCAATGATGCAAGCCGCCATCAGTACGCTCAACAATACCGGCGACATCGTTACCCTTCGCGACACGAACGGAATACTTGTCGATAGCGTCGCCTACTCCCCTTCTGAAGGCGGCGCACACGGACGCTCGCTCGAGCGCATCGATGCATTTGCCCTGGCAGATTCCAGTAATCTCGAAGAATGCACCGACCGCAACGGCGCCACGCCCGGCATGCCGAACTCGGTGCGGCGGCGAGACCGCGATATTGCCGTGTCCTCGATCGAGTTCGATTCTCTGCGAACGTCAACCGCATACCTGCAACTTGAGATTATCAACCGTGGTCGTTTGCCGCTTGCAGGAGTATCATATCGTCTCAGAGAAGATGGCTCCGCGTTCGATATCACACAGGGCATCGTGACGGATTCAATCGCGCCGTTGTCGCACCGGTCTATTCCGATCGAGTGGTTCACCGCGACGCTCGGTCGCGCATTGCTCAGTGCAACCGTTACGGTCGCAGGGGATGAAACTCCGAGTAACGATACCCTGCACACACATTTGCAGATTCCGATCCCGGAAGCGACACTTGTGATCAACGAATTGATGTATGCGCCGAATGCGGGGTTGCCGCAGTGGGTCGAACTCGATAATCAAAGTCCTTCGGCCGTCGATCTGAGCGGAAGCCGCTTCGTTGTGCGCCGTGACGATTCCGACCATGTGTTCTACATGCATTCGATGCATATTCGTCCGCTCGAATATGGGGTGATCGCCGCATCGATACCCATTACCGATCCGCCGCCGCTAAACCTTGGCCCGACGGATACGCTCGATGTTCCTTCGCTACAACTTGGGCTCGAGAATTGCAGCGTGGTGCTGCGTGATCCATTCGGCTCGGTCGTCGATTCTGTGACACTCGACCCATCCTCACTCTCTACACAATTAACGAGCTCATCGACAGGCATCTCGCTCGAACGAAAGCACGCCGATCTGCCAGGTAGCGTAGCAGAAAATTGGGGATCATGTGTCGATCCTCGCGGCGCTACTCCATACGAAAAGAACTCCGTGAGCGTCGACAGCGTCGGTGAGACATTTACGGTCGATGCGCGACCACATTCATTTTCACCCGATGGCGACGGTTTCGACGACTATACTACCATTTATGTTCGCGCACCCGACGACTACGAGCACGTTGCGGATATTGCCATCTACGATTCGCGCGGCAGGTTCGTGCGTTCGCTCGCTCAATCGGGCCGATTTGTCGGAAGCAGAGGCTTTGCGTTCGACGGACGCGATGAACATGGGAAGATACTTGGCGCCGGCCTCTTCACCGCCCGCGCGCTGATCGAGGGGCATACATTACGTACCGGCATCGTCGTATCGGGACGTCGTCGGTAA
- the rimO gene encoding 30S ribosomal protein S12 methylthiotransferase RimO produces MKNEQENGRRKRVSIVTLGCEKNTVDSEILMGGLRHHGVELISDPESAEIVILNTCGFIESAKQESINSILEALELKKNGQVRDVYVAGCLSERYRSELQTEIPEVSGYFGTQDFENIIKSIVPTADLGPNLKYDLLGDRVLTTPKHYAYMKISEGCDNPCSFCAIPIMRGGHRSKSIDELAFEAMMLANAGVKEIVLIAQDLTYYGLDLENRRMLSDLLQRLVKVNGIEWIRLMYAYPAKFPMDILDVIAGEEKIVNYLDIPVQHASTEVLKSMRRGISRRATEDLIGAIRAKVPGIALRTTLITGYPTEGEAEFAELEDFLETMQFDRLGVFTYSVEDGTTAVPLGDPVPREEKLRRQARLMEVQRDISYDKNQQKIGTTLRVLVEREEDGAYFGRSEADAPEVDAEVEIYSEEPIELGSFVNVRITEAGDFDLTGDRA; encoded by the coding sequence GTGAAGAACGAACAAGAAAACGGCCGACGCAAGCGCGTATCCATCGTTACCCTCGGATGTGAGAAAAATACTGTCGATTCCGAGATCCTAATGGGCGGGTTGCGCCATCATGGCGTCGAACTGATTTCGGATCCCGAGTCAGCGGAGATCGTCATTCTCAATACCTGCGGTTTCATCGAAAGCGCGAAGCAGGAGTCGATCAATTCTATCCTCGAAGCGCTCGAACTGAAGAAGAACGGGCAGGTTCGCGACGTCTATGTCGCCGGATGCCTCTCGGAGCGATATCGCAGTGAACTCCAAACCGAGATTCCGGAGGTCAGTGGCTACTTCGGGACGCAGGATTTCGAGAATATCATTAAGTCGATCGTCCCGACGGCCGATCTCGGCCCAAACCTGAAATACGACCTGCTCGGCGATCGAGTACTGACGACGCCGAAGCATTACGCGTACATGAAGATCAGCGAGGGGTGCGACAACCCGTGCTCGTTCTGTGCGATCCCCATTATGCGCGGCGGTCACCGCTCGAAGTCGATCGACGAACTTGCATTCGAAGCCATGATGCTCGCGAATGCGGGGGTGAAGGAGATTGTGCTGATTGCGCAGGATCTTACCTACTACGGCCTCGATCTCGAAAATCGCCGTATGCTCTCGGATCTGTTACAACGATTGGTGAAGGTCAACGGGATCGAATGGATACGGCTGATGTATGCCTATCCCGCGAAATTTCCGATGGATATTCTCGACGTGATCGCGGGTGAAGAAAAGATCGTAAACTATCTTGACATTCCGGTGCAGCACGCAAGCACGGAAGTGCTCAAGTCGATGCGTCGGGGCATTTCGCGCCGTGCGACCGAGGATCTGATCGGTGCAATCCGAGCGAAAGTACCAGGCATTGCATTGCGGACGACACTGATCACAGGATACCCAACCGAGGGCGAAGCGGAATTTGCCGAGTTAGAAGATTTTCTCGAGACCATGCAGTTCGACCGTCTCGGCGTCTTTACCTACTCGGTCGAAGACGGTACGACGGCCGTCCCGCTTGGCGACCCGGTCCCGCGCGAAGAGAAACTGCGACGACAGGCGCGCTTGATGGAGGTTCAGCGAGATATCTCCTACGACAAGAATCAACAGAAGATCGGCACGACCCTCCGGGTTCTTGTTGAGCGCGAAGAAGACGGCGCGTATTTCGGCCGCAGCGAAGCCGATGCGCCCGAGGTCGATGCGGAGGTCGAGATCTATTCCGAAGAGCCGATCGAACTCGGTTCGTTTGTCAATGTGCGCATCACCGAAGCCGGAGATTTCGACCTGACGGGAGATCGTGCGTAG
- a CDS encoding GWxTD domain-containing protein yields the protein MRRSLPHLVVFVVCLAAFTRVHAQDSTFNRNNFQYDVVSFRLGAATDSVRTDIYIAVPYSFLFFQNAVDKYVADYRVSIEIRDSTTDSIVFTHSNDNSVVVPTVVMEKLRELDQSRADASQQRVHLASGHTYVIHLAVNDLSKRDHAAADITLHTPSFSAAGLAMSSVLLFRSHSGARMVPNIGEDATDLTPVDGGAFFEIYNAPQSTPLWVVHVLTDVNGAEVSRHVEVLVPDGTPRQSVFTKVIDDDLWSGSYRLRTYIVANVGDTADEPNRLEEVALVKNRRRLRINGGHGIPLVSNDLDEAIDQLTIISYGGSYDSLVNAHTSQEKRRAIREFWDKMNVYRGQVTTRPMEVFYRRVRYAISHYTQGMQGWRSDRGRMYIIYGEPTSIDRNTYSAGQKPYELWTYYDLNLRFYFVDQFLMNDYRLNGPFPAAGTFYWERDGQ from the coding sequence GTGCGTAGAAGTCTGCCGCATCTTGTCGTTTTCGTAGTCTGCCTCGCCGCGTTCACACGTGTGCATGCGCAGGATTCGACGTTCAACCGCAATAACTTTCAGTACGATGTCGTCTCGTTTCGGTTAGGGGCGGCAACGGATTCCGTTCGTACCGACATCTATATCGCCGTTCCCTACTCCTTCCTGTTCTTTCAGAACGCCGTCGATAAGTATGTTGCCGATTATCGTGTATCGATCGAGATTCGCGATTCGACCACCGATAGCATCGTCTTCACACACTCGAACGATAATAGCGTCGTCGTTCCGACGGTAGTGATGGAGAAACTGCGGGAGCTCGATCAATCGAGAGCCGATGCGTCGCAGCAGCGGGTTCATTTGGCCTCGGGACATACCTACGTGATCCACCTTGCGGTCAACGATCTGTCGAAGCGCGATCATGCGGCGGCGGACATTACGCTGCACACGCCGTCGTTTTCGGCCGCAGGGCTTGCGATGAGCAGTGTGTTGCTCTTCCGCTCGCATTCCGGCGCGAGAATGGTACCGAACATCGGCGAGGATGCGACCGACCTTACACCCGTCGACGGCGGCGCATTCTTCGAAATCTATAACGCACCGCAGAGCACACCATTATGGGTGGTGCATGTACTCACCGACGTCAATGGCGCAGAGGTCTCGCGTCATGTTGAAGTATTAGTGCCGGATGGAACACCACGCCAATCGGTGTTTACGAAGGTGATCGACGACGACCTCTGGAGCGGAAGCTACCGGCTTCGAACATATATCGTCGCGAATGTGGGAGATACAGCGGACGAGCCGAACCGATTGGAGGAAGTCGCGCTCGTAAAGAACCGCCGTCGCCTACGCATCAACGGCGGACACGGTATCCCGCTCGTGTCGAACGATCTGGACGAAGCCATCGACCAACTCACGATTATCTCTTATGGCGGCAGCTACGACTCGCTGGTGAACGCACATACATCCCAGGAAAAACGACGGGCGATCCGAGAGTTCTGGGATAAGATGAATGTCTACAGGGGCCAGGTTACCACTCGACCGATGGAGGTGTTCTATCGCCGCGTCCGCTATGCGATCTCGCATTATACACAGGGCATGCAGGGGTGGCGCAGCGATCGGGGCAGGATGTACATTATTTACGGCGAGCCGACTTCGATCGACCGTAATACCTATAGCGCCGGGCAGAAGCCCTACGAACTCTGGACGTACTACGACCTGAACCTTCGGTTCTATTTCGTCGATCAATTTCTGATGAACGACTACCGCCTGAATGGTCCGTTTCCTGCGGCCGGGACGTTCTATTGGGAACGTGACGGACAATAA
- a CDS encoding glycerate kinase — translation MQQPFFIFSRACADLGSTELASLAAKQIRAAFKTMRVHQFPLVSGETGTMEQLVTSSLGSFLEVEATAASGEQLIVPIGFTGETGTLGIIEMIAVARRPDEPLFRRSGKGKHLDHLGSTFGVGELIRDVLDEGAHSVLLGWEEPLARDAGFGMAQALGVKFFDKNGKELDFRGETSLHDVASLDLSGRSSEQLFAKFYLMRSESIPAPKRTQQLSVDDLVYEQELTRIAEILRRDLGLSVPNIEIDYSGSCIEFGASVFLNAEIKDGATLAFEVENLPMRLASDGGTAIFFAEQLEDVASEKAPASSKQVMQWLEEYHVPTVVITNQSFKSAAETRYKKKYSTIQSIHALADVPLFFEPLAPDAPADVRRRYLAARLEKLFMRIGEGASVGV, via the coding sequence ATGCAACAACCCTTCTTCATCTTTTCTCGCGCATGCGCAGATCTCGGCTCGACCGAATTGGCGTCACTTGCCGCAAAACAAATTCGCGCTGCATTCAAGACGATGCGTGTGCATCAATTCCCGCTTGTCAGCGGCGAGACGGGCACGATGGAACAACTCGTGACGTCGTCGCTCGGCTCGTTCCTCGAAGTCGAAGCGACGGCCGCCAGCGGCGAACAGTTGATCGTGCCGATCGGGTTTACCGGTGAGACCGGGACGCTCGGAATCATCGAGATGATCGCCGTTGCGCGTCGTCCCGACGAGCCGCTATTTCGTCGCAGTGGAAAAGGAAAGCATCTCGATCACCTCGGTTCGACCTTCGGTGTCGGCGAACTCATCCGCGACGTGCTCGACGAAGGGGCACATTCGGTGCTGCTCGGGTGGGAAGAGCCGCTCGCACGCGATGCGGGCTTCGGGATGGCGCAGGCGCTTGGTGTGAAGTTCTTCGATAAGAACGGCAAAGAATTGGATTTTCGGGGCGAGACGTCGCTGCACGATGTCGCGTCGCTCGATCTGAGCGGACGATCGAGCGAGCAGCTCTTCGCAAAGTTTTATCTGATGCGCTCCGAGTCGATCCCGGCGCCGAAGCGGACGCAGCAGTTGAGTGTCGACGATCTGGTCTATGAACAGGAGCTGACACGGATCGCCGAAATACTCCGGCGCGATCTTGGCCTGAGCGTGCCGAACATCGAGATCGATTATAGCGGAAGCTGCATCGAGTTCGGCGCGTCGGTGTTTTTGAATGCAGAAATAAAAGACGGTGCGACGCTGGCATTCGAAGTCGAGAATCTGCCGATGCGTCTCGCCAGCGACGGGGGAACGGCAATCTTCTTTGCCGAGCAGCTGGAAGACGTGGCAAGCGAAAAAGCGCCGGCGTCGTCGAAACAAGTGATGCAATGGCTCGAAGAGTATCATGTACCGACCGTCGTGATCACGAACCAGTCGTTCAAGAGCGCCGCGGAAACCCGGTACAAGAAGAAGTATTCGACGATTCAATCCATCCATGCGCTCGCTGATGTGCCGCTGTTTTTTGAGCCGCTTGCGCCCGATGCGCCGGCCGACGTGCGTCGTCGGTATCTTGCGGCCCGGCTCGAAAAGCTCTTTATGCGCATCGGCGAAGGCGCGAGCGTCGGGGTCTAA
- a CDS encoding exodeoxyribonuclease V subunit gamma, whose amino-acid sequence MQYASNHPGLVLPVSFEAEVTARVLAGDRRNFLYIVPTAAEARDLINRITALCRDRALMLPHILSLGEFITALRTVVRPQLQLISAGQSAALIELSIRELFARGALHYFEERSSAGPGLPLFQGTFDEIVAAINGLKEQGVSVERLGELLERAPQENSERRKLQDIHAIYSAYTDRIRDSLVDLYGQYFILIDRLGLPIRSGEDAKAREYAAFFRMAFPNVRDVLIAPFIRFTEPALDLLLPLGSVDELNVTFALDRENVNPELFRFQNTLADILEERGFVIQARAHGPAEGIEQFRSHLRRSLFSRRASADPFDAKTMIAEHRAISIEAEVRFVARQVKLLLSADMAPEMKQIAIASTDQALYAPLVRSVFEEYGIPVQLTHRSMLAQLPIYHAFEYLLSLALFGLSRRRVRSVVESPYFTIRDAHGEPIDRHALLAVMTRHHLPQGSAEWSSEIEELIADVEYRLTMVFEDEFERRTLEDDLSELRRSLAPVRRLEAFIVAGRQQRTPSEFVRFVRETLHELDLAGSVVRTADLMLGAGVLEEQTRALAALESLLDELESLCATLGLANTPLELGFYLERLRTASTRARSAERAEPGSAVIVTSFDQLYGNEYDHVFLMGLREGLFPRAYRRALFAPKEHSKTHDVHLVEQRFEFYQTLATFRTHLTLSWHTGTEEGTRAYNRSLALDALRRVVHCDEVVDTNTTVLSRPEFYRLAATAVASGSPEQLEALLAVATDAGLDQSTARTLRTSERAIVAAEQMRRHDAANVFSGVLPKSDFDKEERDRLDIYRDHVYSITQLETYAACGFKYFCRYVLGLSKTQTEIEDGLDSLEKGTIVHTSLFRLLERLRERGLNLRTMGAAALVNAREVIDELYPETSLERMHPFARLDHGQLLGAGVEGANVIERFIQAEQDSKLQSITTQPRYFELAFGQRGAAERTEYPDPHPPVEVGGIKLRGKIDRIDMDDDGNFVVIDYKTGSMASRADMERGISLQLPLYVRIAEDLLRAHLGDEAVRGVAALYHSLKETDKPRQFRIALEEAIDSGAIEPTNIRKKFASVEELEGFIDTVIGFAQQYVEGIVEGRFQLVRADRKAATCSRCEFQAVCRVAQAEADGVLPVS is encoded by the coding sequence GTGCAATACGCAAGCAACCATCCGGGTCTCGTACTTCCCGTTTCGTTCGAAGCGGAAGTCACGGCACGCGTACTCGCAGGGGATCGGCGAAATTTTCTCTACATTGTACCGACGGCTGCCGAGGCGCGAGATCTGATCAACCGCATTACCGCTCTTTGCAGAGATCGTGCGCTGATGCTTCCGCATATTCTCTCGCTCGGTGAATTCATCACTGCGCTGCGCACGGTCGTTCGGCCCCAATTACAATTGATCAGCGCCGGGCAGTCCGCCGCATTGATCGAGCTGTCGATCCGCGAACTCTTCGCTCGTGGAGCGCTGCACTATTTCGAAGAACGTTCGTCCGCGGGGCCTGGGCTGCCGCTATTCCAGGGGACGTTCGACGAGATCGTCGCAGCCATTAACGGATTGAAAGAACAGGGTGTATCGGTCGAGCGGCTCGGCGAGTTGCTTGAACGCGCCCCGCAGGAGAATTCCGAACGGCGCAAATTGCAGGATATTCACGCTATCTATAGTGCATACACCGACCGTATCCGCGATTCGCTGGTCGATCTCTACGGACAATATTTCATCCTCATCGACCGTCTCGGTTTGCCGATCCGAAGCGGGGAGGATGCGAAAGCGCGCGAGTATGCCGCCTTTTTCCGGATGGCATTCCCGAATGTGCGCGACGTATTGATCGCACCGTTCATACGATTCACCGAACCGGCCCTCGACCTGTTGCTGCCGCTCGGATCGGTTGACGAATTGAATGTGACGTTCGCGCTCGACCGCGAGAACGTAAACCCCGAGCTATTCCGATTTCAGAATACGCTTGCCGATATTCTCGAAGAACGAGGCTTCGTGATTCAGGCTCGCGCTCATGGGCCGGCCGAAGGCATCGAGCAATTTCGCAGTCATCTTCGGCGCTCGCTCTTTTCTCGTCGTGCGAGTGCGGATCCGTTCGATGCAAAGACCATGATCGCCGAGCATCGTGCAATTTCGATCGAAGCCGAGGTGCGCTTCGTCGCTCGGCAGGTGAAGCTGCTGTTGTCGGCTGACATGGCGCCCGAGATGAAACAGATCGCGATCGCATCGACCGATCAGGCGCTCTATGCTCCTCTTGTTCGCTCCGTCTTTGAGGAATATGGCATACCGGTGCAGCTCACGCATCGATCCATGCTTGCACAACTGCCGATCTATCATGCGTTCGAGTACCTACTCTCGCTCGCATTGTTCGGTCTGAGCAGACGCCGCGTTCGCTCGGTAGTCGAATCGCCGTACTTTACGATTCGCGACGCGCACGGCGAGCCGATCGACCGGCATGCGCTGCTGGCGGTGATGACGCGGCATCATCTGCCGCAGGGATCGGCAGAGTGGAGCTCGGAGATCGAAGAACTCATTGCAGACGTCGAGTATCGGTTGACAATGGTCTTCGAGGACGAATTCGAGAGACGAACGCTCGAAGACGATCTGAGCGAACTTCGTCGTTCGCTGGCTCCCGTTCGGCGGCTCGAAGCGTTCATTGTTGCCGGACGTCAGCAGCGTACGCCGTCGGAATTCGTGCGGTTCGTTCGCGAGACGCTGCACGAACTCGATCTAGCGGGTTCGGTCGTTCGAACTGCCGATCTGATGCTTGGCGCCGGAGTGCTCGAAGAACAAACGCGCGCGCTGGCGGCGCTCGAATCGTTGCTCGACGAACTCGAATCGCTCTGCGCAACGCTGGGGCTCGCGAACACGCCGCTCGAACTTGGGTTCTACCTCGAACGCTTACGCACAGCCTCGACTCGCGCACGCAGCGCCGAGCGCGCGGAGCCCGGCAGCGCAGTGATCGTGACGTCGTTCGATCAGCTCTATGGCAATGAATACGATCACGTCTTTTTGATGGGTTTGCGTGAAGGCTTATTCCCCCGGGCCTATCGTCGGGCGCTCTTTGCGCCGAAGGAGCATTCGAAGACCCACGACGTACATCTGGTCGAGCAACGATTTGAATTCTACCAGACGCTCGCTACCTTCCGAACGCACCTAACACTTTCGTGGCATACAGGCACCGAAGAGGGGACTCGGGCATATAATCGGTCGCTTGCACTCGATGCGTTGCGACGGGTAGTGCATTGCGACGAAGTCGTGGATACGAACACGACGGTATTGTCGCGGCCCGAATTCTATCGTCTTGCAGCAACCGCCGTTGCTTCCGGCTCTCCCGAGCAGCTCGAAGCGTTGCTCGCCGTTGCAACCGACGCAGGGTTGGATCAATCAACCGCTCGCACACTGCGTACATCCGAACGGGCGATCGTTGCCGCCGAACAGATGCGCAGGCATGATGCTGCAAACGTGTTCTCCGGCGTTCTGCCAAAGTCGGATTTCGACAAGGAAGAGCGCGACCGATTGGATATATACCGCGATCATGTGTATTCCATCACACAGCTTGAAACGTATGCGGCATGCGGATTCAAGTACTTCTGCCGGTATGTACTCGGGCTCTCGAAGACCCAGACGGAGATCGAAGACGGGCTCGATTCGCTGGAGAAAGGGACGATCGTTCATACGAGTCTCTTCCGATTGCTCGAACGCTTGCGCGAACGAGGGCTCAATCTTCGTACGATGGGCGCCGCGGCACTCGTGAACGCACGCGAAGTGATCGACGAACTCTATCCTGAGACGTCGCTCGAACGAATGCATCCCTTCGCACGGCTCGATCACGGTCAGTTACTCGGCGCAGGCGTCGAGGGTGCGAATGTCATCGAACGATTCATCCAAGCCGAGCAAGATTCCAAGCTTCAGTCGATCACGACGCAACCTCGGTATTTCGAACTTGCATTCGGCCAGCGCGGAGCCGCCGAGCGAACCGAATATCCCGATCCGCATCCGCCGGTCGAGGTCGGAGGGATCAAACTTCGCGGAAAGATCGACCGCATCGATATGGATGACGACGGCAACTTCGTGGTCATCGACTACAAGACGGGTTCGATGGCATCGCGTGCCGATATGGAACGAGGGATCAGTCTGCAACTGCCGCTCTATGTTCGTATCGCCGAAGATCTGCTTCGCGCACATCTCGGCGACGAAGCCGTTCGGGGTGTTGCAGCGCTGTATCACTCGCTCAAGGAGACCGACAAACCACGACAGTTCAGAATCGCACTCGAAGAGGCGATCGATTCCGGTGCGATCGAACCGACGAATATCAGAAAGAAATTTGCAAGCGTCGAGGAGTTAGAGGGCTTTATCGACACCGTCATTGGCTTCGCGCAACAGTATGTCGAGGGAATCGTGGAGGGACGGTTCCAACTGGTCCGTGCCGATCGCAAGGCCGCAACCTGCTCGCGGTGCGAGTTTCAGGCAGTCTGCCGTGTGGCCCAGGCCGAGGCGGATGGGGTGCTGCCTGTGTCCTAA